One stretch of Candidatus Bipolaricaulota bacterium DNA includes these proteins:
- the hypE gene encoding hydrogenase expression/formation protein HypE, with protein MSEMDKITAMHGAGGAMMDRLLREHILTEFSARSAGRIGLDALDDGATIELPTEGELVVTTDSHVVKPIFFPGGDIGRLAAAGTLNDLAVMGARPLALTLGLILEEGFPLADLTRIISSIAGVLDEIGVPLIAGDTKVMGKGELDRIAINTTGIGVAAHAVSDSAISPGDVVIVTGTIGDHGMALLACREEFHLETKLESDVAPIWPLVERALAAGGIKAMKDPTRGGLAAVLNEMAGKANVTIEVDEAEIPIRNPVRGIGSLLGISPLTVANEGKAVIVTAPDRADAVLRALRAHPLGKDAAIIGKVTDEYPGKVILGTEVGGRRFLEMPLGDPVPRIC; from the coding sequence ATGAGCGAAATGGACAAGATCACGGCGATGCACGGCGCGGGAGGGGCGATGATGGACCGTCTCCTGCGCGAGCACATCTTGACCGAGTTTTCGGCGCGAAGCGCCGGTAGGATCGGGCTCGACGCGCTCGACGACGGGGCGACGATCGAACTGCCGACCGAGGGAGAGCTCGTGGTGACGACCGACTCGCACGTGGTGAAGCCGATCTTCTTCCCCGGCGGGGACATCGGCCGCCTCGCCGCCGCCGGCACGCTGAACGATCTGGCGGTGATGGGGGCGCGGCCGCTCGCCCTCACCCTGGGCCTGATCCTGGAGGAGGGGTTCCCGCTCGCGGATCTCACGCGGATCATCAGCTCGATCGCCGGTGTGCTGGACGAGATCGGGGTCCCGCTCATCGCCGGGGACACGAAAGTGATGGGAAAGGGTGAGCTCGACCGGATCGCGATCAACACGACCGGGATCGGAGTGGCGGCCCATGCGGTGTCCGATTCCGCGATATCCCCCGGGGACGTCGTGATCGTCACCGGGACGATCGGGGATCACGGGATGGCGCTCCTCGCCTGCCGGGAGGAATTCCACCTGGAGACGAAGCTTGAAAGCGACGTCGCCCCGATCTGGCCGCTCGTCGAGCGGGCGCTCGCCGCGGGCGGGATCAAGGCGATGAAGGACCCGACCCGGGGCGGGCTCGCCGCGGTGCTCAACGAGATGGCAGGAAAGGCGAACGTAACGATCGAGGTCGACGAGGCCGAGATTCCAATCCGCAACCCGGTCCGCGGAATCGGGTCGCTCCTCGGGATCTCCCCGCTCACGGTGGCGAACGAGGGCAAAGCGGTGATCGTGACCGCGCCCGACCGGGCGGACGCGGTCCTCCGCGCGCTGCGCGCCCACCCGCTCGGGAAAGATGCGGCGATCATCGGGAAGGTGACCGACGAATATCCGGGGAAGGTGATCCTCGGCACCGAGGTCGGGGGACGGCGGTTCCTCGAGATGCCGCTCGGCGACCCGGTCCCCCGCATCTGCTAG